The DNA region GGCGCGTCGACATCGAGAACGACTCCCGGCTCATCCGGCTCCAGCGGCTCGAGAGTGTCGATCTGGGAGCCGAGCAGGCTGGCCGGCATGTAGTGCCCGGCGCGAATGGAGATCCGCCGCCGGATCAGCTGTGCCGTCCCCCGGAGGTGGACGAAGTCGATCGAGGGCGGTCCGCCGGCCAGGACGTCGCGATATGCGCGTCTCAGTGCTGAGCAGGCGATGACCGTCGACTGGCCCTCGGCTGCCCGCTCAGCCATCCAGAGGGCGAGGTCGTTCAGCCAGGGCCAGCGGTCGTCGTCGCTGAGTGGGCTGCCGGACCGCATCTTGTCGACGTTGGCTTGCGAGTGGAAGTCGTCGGCCTCGGCGAAGAGCAGTCCCGTGGTCAGCGCGATCCCGCGCGCGACGGTCGTCTTCCCGGAGCCTGATACCCCCATGACGACGACGTGACGGGTGCCAAGCCCCAGTGGTCTGTCTCCGTCGTGGATGCGCTCACCCGTCATGGACTGTTGCGCTCCTACTTGGTCGAGCGAGTGGACAGGACTCATCGCACGGTGGTCCCGACCGTCTGGTCGTCGAGGAGGGCCAGCTCGGCCCTCGTGGGAGCGCCTTCCCAGTCACCCCTGGTGGACACGGCGAACGCGCCGCTGGTCACTGCCCGCCGCAGACACGCCTCGGGGGCGAGCCCATCGAGGAAGCCTGACAGGAGTCCGGCGCTGAACGCGTCGCCGGCTCCGATCGGGTCCACAGCGGTGACGGTGAGAGCCGCGAGATCGACGCGGCCCTCGCCGGTGTGGATCGTCGCGCCGCGGGAGCCTCTCTTGACGGCCACGTACCGCACGCCCCGAGCCATGAGCGCAGCCACGGCCTCCGGTTCCGGGCCGGCCGCAACCAGGTCGAGCTCGTCGTCCGAGGCGATGACGATCCCGGCATGAGCGACCAGGGGACGGAGCGCCTCGCGCGCCTCGTCGCGTGACCACAGCCGACTGCGGTAGTTCACGTCGAGAGTGACCAGGACGCCCGCGGCCGAGGCCGATGCTGCCATCGACCTGGTGCACTCTCGGGCCGACGCCGACAGGGCCGGCGTGATACCGGTCAGGTGCAGCATGCGCGGTGCACGGTCGAGGGCGGACAGCATCTGCTCGGCGCTCAGGGCTGATCCGGCCGACCCGCTGCGGCGGTACTCGACCCGGGTCAGGTCGGCGGTGCGCTGTTCGACGAACATCAGCCCGGTCGATCGGGTCGGGTCGATGACGGCGTGAGAGGTGTCGACACCCTCTGCGCGCAGCTGGCGCAGGATCATCTCCCCGAACGGGTCCGCGCCCACCCTTCCGGCCCAGGAGACGGCGTGGCCGAGTCTGGCCAGACCGATCGCGACGTTGGACTCTGCCCCGGCGAGTCGGGTCGTCAACGTTCCCCCGAGGCTGAGCGGACCAGCGCCGCGGAAGGACACCATCGTCTCGCCGAATGTCAGGACCTCGGTCGCGTTCATGCCGAGAAGCCCTGCGCTGCCGCGAGGTAGGAGCGGGCGCGCTCGCGCAGCGCCGCGAGGTCCCCGCCCGCGGCGGCGTCACCGACGAGCGGACCACCCACGCCGACGCCGACAGCTCCGGCCCTCAGGTACTCCACGACGTCGGTCAGCCCGACGCCGCCCACAGCGAGGAAGGGGATGTCCGGCAGCGGGTCGCGCAGGCTCCTGAGGTAGCCGGGGCCCCCGACCGAAGCCGGGAAGAGCTTCACCGCCGAGGCGCCGTGCTGCATGGCGAGCCAGACCTCGGTGGGGCTCAGCGCGCCGGCGACCACGGGCAGGCCCTGTCGCACACCGGCCTCGATCGAGGGAGTCACCGCGGGGGTCACGATGAACTGCCCACCGGCCGCCGCCACGTCGGCCGCATCCCGGGCGGTGAGGACGGTGCCTGCGCCGATGCTGCAGCCGGCCGGTGCGCTCTCGCGAATCACCTGGATCACGTGCAGCGCGTCCTTCGTCGTCAGGGACACCTCGACGTACCGGAAGCCCTCTGCGAACAAGGTGCGTGCGGTCTCGACGGATGCTGCCGCGTCAGACCCCCGGATGATGGCCATGACTCGCGCAGCGGAGAACCCCGCGATGAAGCTCCTGGGCACCGTCACCACTCCGCGAACGAGCCGTCGGTGTGGCGCCAGACCGGCCCTCGCCATGCGTGGCCACGTCTGTCGGCGTCGCGGACGGCTCGCTCATCGACCTCGATGCCCAGGCCGGGCGCGGTCAGACGTTCGATGTGGCCGTCGGCGAACGCCAGCGGTCGTGGGTCGACCACGTAGTCGAGGACCTCCGCGCCCTGGTTGTAGTGGATCCCGATGCTCTGCTCCTGGATGAGGAAGTTCGGCGTCGCGAAGGCCACCTGGAGGCATGCCGCCAGCGCGATGGGTCCCAGGGGGCAGTGCGGGGCGAGCTGGACGTCGTAGACCTCCGCCAGCGAGGCGATCTTGCGTGTCTCGGTGATGCCGCCGGCGTGCGAGAGGTCAGGTTGAGCGACGGCGATGCCGGCCTGCAGGACCGGGAGGAACTCCTGGCGGCTGTAGAGACGCTCACCCGTCGCGACCGGTGTCGTCGTGGAGCGGGTGAAGTCGGCCATGAGGTGGGAGTTCTCGGGGAGCACCGGCTCCTCGAGGAAGAGCGGACGGAACGGCTCGAGCAGCGGTGCGACCCGCCTCGCGTTGGCAAGCGTGAACCGGCCGTGGAAGTCGACCGCCACATCGCCACGGTCACCGAGGACGCCTCTCGCCGCAGCGACCCGCTGCACGACCGAGTCGATCTCGGCCACGGTGGCGATGGGGCTCATCCGGCCACTGGCGTTCATCTTCACCGCAGTGAGGCCCGCCTCCACCTGTTCCCGGATGTGGTCGGCCACCTCGGTGGGCTCGTCTCCGCCCACCCACCCGTAGACCCGGACCCGATCGCGGACCGGGCCCCCCAGCAACTGGTGCACCGGCACGCCGTACCGCTTGCCGGCGATGTCCCACAGCGCCTGGTCGAGGCCCGAGACCGCACTGGCCAGGATGGGGCCGCCGCGATAGAAGGAGCCCTTGGTCATGACCTGCCAGTGGTCCTCGATCCGCAGGGCATCCTTGCCGATGAGCACCTCGCTCAACTGGTGGACCGCGGTCCGAACCGTCTCCGAGCGGCCCTCGCAGGTGGCCTCACCCCAGCCGACGATGCCGCTGACGGTCTCCACGCGCACGAACAGCCAGCGTGGCGCGACGAGAAAGGTCTCGACCTGTGCAACATCGGTCATGGCTCAGCCCTTCGTCGCGCCGGCGGTGAGCCCGGAGACCACGTACTTCTGTGCGAACAGTGCGAGCACCATGATGGGGACGGTCACGACGGTCGAGGCGGCCATCAACCCGCCCCAGTCGATGCTCGCGTAGCCGACGAAGTCGAAGATCGCCACGGGCAGGGTCTTGGTGTTGGCCCCGGACAGCACCAGGGCGAACATGAAGTTGTTCCACGAGAAGATGAAGGCGAGGATCCCGGCGGTCGCGATCCCCGGCATGGAGAGTGGCAGGCTGATCCTTCGGAATGCACCGATGTGCGTCAGCCCGTCGACGAGTCCCGACTCCTCCAGCTCGACCGGCAGGGTGTCGAAGTAGCCCATCATGATGTAGACGATCAGCGGCAGCGCCACGAACATGTGGGAGAGGACCAGCACGCCGAAGCCGCCGACCATCCGCAGGTTGGAGAAGACGTAGTACCAGGGAACCAGCAACGAGACCGCAGGGATCACGCGGGCCATCAGGACGACGAGTGCAGAACGCCTCATCGCGAAGCGGCTCATCGAGTACGCGGCGGGTACCCCGATGATGATCGACAGCGACGTGGAGACGAACGCGAGCCAGAGGCTGTTCCCGATGAACTGCACGTAGTTCGCCCGCTCGAGGACGGTGTCGTAGTTGTCCAGGGTCGGCTCGAAGAAGACCGCCTTGGCGACGTCGTAGATGTCGACGTTGGTCTTCAGGGACGCCGTCGCCATCCACACCAGCGGCGCCAGGAGCGTCATGACGACAACGATCAGGGCGGCGACCCGGAAGACCTTGTACGGCGTGCTGACCCGCATCAGTCTCTCGCCTTCTTCCGCGAGGTGAGGGCCCACATGGAGCCGATGATGATGAGGAAGAAGATGATCAGGACGGTCGAGGACAGGCCGTACTCGTTGTAGTCGAAGCTCAGGCCGTAGGCGTAGACGTTCAAGGTCTCGACCTCGTGGAAGGAGCCGCCCCCCTTGCCCTTGGTGGCATAGAGGATGTCGAAGGTCTTCAGGGCGTCGATGCCCCGCAGGAGGATGGCGACGATCACCGTCGGCATCATCAGCGGGAGGGTGACGTAGCGGAATCGCTGGAACGCGCTCGCGCCGTCCATGAGGGCGGCCTCGTTCGGCTCCTCGGACAACGACGTGAGGCCGGCGAGGAGGATGAGCACCACCATCGGTGTCCATTGCCAGATGTCGATGAGCATCGTCGTCGGCAGCGCCGTGCTCTGCCCGGCCAGCCACGGTTGGGGGGCGATGCCGACCCACCCGAGCATCGTGTTGGCCAGACCGATGTTGGGGTCGAAGATCAGTCGCCACATCATGCCCACGGCGACCGGCGTCGCCACCAGCGGGAGCAGGATCGCGACGCGCACCCACTTCTCGCCCTTGAACGGCCGCCACAGCAGGAGCGCGATGCACATGCCGAGGACGACCTCCACCACGAGGACCACGGCGGTGAACGCGATGGTCCTGGCGGCGGCCGGCCAGAAGCGTGCCGTGTCGGACAGGACCTCGGCGTAGTTGGCGAAGCCGATGAACTCGGACTCCGCACGAACCGAGCCCTGCGCGTCGGTGAGGCTCAAGAACACCGTCCAGGCCACCGGAAAGATGATCAGTACAGCGACAAAGATCATCGCCGGTGCTGCGAAGAGCCACTTGCGGTGCTGGTTCGCCCAGCCGGCGAGCGCTGGGCCGGTGCGGGATCTGGTGAAGGTGCTGGCGTCCACTGTTCTGCTCCAGGTGCGCGCTGCGAGTGGTGTCGGGTGGTCAGGCGGCGCCTTGGTCGCCTGACCACCCGGCGGCGGCCTAGTTCGCGTCGTCCAGGAAGGCCTGGAACGCCGTGTTCGCCGTATCGGCCGAGGCGCCCGCATCCTTGCCTGTGATGGCATCGACGAGCGGCTGGCCGACGATCTCCCGCGCTTCGGCGACCTTCACCACGAGCGGACGATCGTGGCCGACGCCCTGTTCGGTGCTGACTGCGATCGCCGCGACGAGGTCCTCCGGGTAGTCGGCCGTGGCCTCCGGGTTCTCCCACACCGAGGTGCGCCCGCCGGGAACGCCGGCCTGCTGGTTCTCGAGAGTCTGCACCTTGCTGGTGGCCCACTCGATGAACTTCCAGGCGTTGGCCTGATTCTCGGAGGACTCGTTCACTCCGAGGGCCCACGACGGGATGTTGTACGGCTTCGAGCCGGCTGGACCAGCGGGGAAGGGCGCGAAGCCCACCGTCTCCGACACCTTGGAGTTGACCGGGTCGGTCGCGTTCTTGTAGAGGGAGCTCGCCTCCGTGTAGAAGGCGGCCTGGCCCTGCGTGAAGATCGCCATGGCCTCAGGCCAGCCCATGTCGGTGCTCACGTTCTCCGGCCCGTTCTCCCTGATCAGGTCGCCGTAGTAGGCGTACGCCTCCTTGGCCTCGGGGGTGTTGATCGATGCGTTCCCGTCCTCGTCGACGAAGTCACCGCCGAAGCTGTAGAGGAAGCTGGAGAACTGGGTCACGGCCGCGGACTTGGCGGTGCGGGCGACGAAGCCCGCGATGCCGGGGTTCGCGGCCTGGATCGTGGCGGCCGCCTCCTTGAGCTCCTCGAGCGTCTGCGGCGGGTTGGCGTAGCCGGCCTGCTCGAGGAGGTCGGTGCGGTAGTAGAGGATCTCCTGCTCGGTGATGATCGGTACGCCGACCACCTTGTCCTCGTAGGTCGTCGCGGCCACCGGGCCGGCCTGGAAGTCGCTCCACTCCCAGTCAGCACTGCTGCTGACCTCGTCGGTGAGGTCTGCGAGGTAGTTGTTCTCGGCGAAGAGCTTCCCCTCCTGGAGCGGCCGGTACATCATCACGTCGATGTCGCTGGTACCGGCGTTGAGCTTGACGTTGTACTGGTCGGAGAGCTGGTCCTCGCCGAGCTGGGTCAGCTCGACGGTCAGGCCGGTCTCTGCCTCGAACTCGGGCAGGGCGTCCTTGATGTTGTCGGTCCACACGTGGTTGGCCAAGGTCACCTGCACCGTGGTGGACCCCGTGCTTGCCTCCCCACCGCCGCAGGCGGACAGACCCATGGCCGCCACCATGGCCAGTGAGGTCCCGATCGCTGACTGTCGCAACACGTCGGTCTCCAATCCTGTCGCGGGCGTCCCGCCATTGGGCCGCCTCCGCCGACGGAGCGCTTACATCCGCCGAATGCCCACACGCTAGCCATATGATCGGACTTATACAAGACCCATGGCGTATGAGTATGCTTTAGCGTGCCCTGACACACCGACGAGGACGCTCGGCGTGAGACCCACGATGGGAGAACCGGTGGCCGCCGAGAGTGCCACACCGCTGACGGGGCTGCATGCCCAGCTTCTCGACCAGATCGGCCTCGCCGTCTGCGGCGGAGACCTCGCTTCGGGGGTGATCCTCTCGATCGACGACCTCATCGAGCGCTACGGCGTGTCGCGGTCTGTGGTCCGGGAAGCGCTGCGGGTACTTGCATCGATGGGCCTCGTGGAGTCGCGGCGCAAGGTCGGCACGCTCATCCTCGCCGCCTCCGAGTGGAACGTGTACGACCCGCAGGTGATCCGCTGGCGTCTGGCGTCCGTGGGCAGGCTCGGGCAGCTGCGTTCGATCACCGAGCTGCGCGGCGCCGTGGAGCCCGCGGCCGCCTTCCTCGCTGCAGAGCGGGCGACCCCGGAACGCGCGAGTGACATCGTCGGAACAGCGGCGAAGCTCTGGGCGGCGGCGCAGGGCGACGACGAGGAGGAGTTCCTCAGGCTTGACATCGAGTTCCACCGCCTCGTGCTCGCCAGCTCGGACAACGAGATGTTCCTCAAGCTGCACGAGCTCATCGCGGAGGTCCTCACCGGCCGTCACCAGCACGGTCTGATGCCGCACCATCCGCACGAAGACGCCATGCGGCTGCACGCCGACGTCGCGCAAGCCATCCAACGGCGGGACGGCGAGCGTGCCCGGGCGGCGATGCACCAGATCATGGAGCAGGCCCTGGACGAGATGAAGAGCCTGTGGGCTCGGGCGGGTGATGAGGGCGCGCTGTGAAGCCCTCGCCTGTGGACCGGCCGAGCATCCACATCGGGATCCGTCGCAGGCTCTTGTGATCGTCTGACCTGGTCTGCATGTCCCGGGCCGGAGTGCCGTCCGCTGGGCGACCCGCGCTGCGACACTGATGGTGTGGGCGGCGCCGAGGTGCTCGCGTGGGTCCTCGCGTCCGACGAGCCGGCGGCGCGGTGGATCGTGCACGCCCAGGTCCTGGCCGGCCGACGCGTCGACGGGGTCGACCACGCGCAGCTCGCCGAGGACGCGCGGGCGGCGATGCTGGCGGACCCCGCGACGCAGGCGCTGCTCGAACGCCTGCCCGACTGGGAGGTGGCCGCCGAGCTGGGCGGGCACCAGAGCCCGGCCTTCGTGCCCAACCTGCTCGGGCTGCTCGCGGACATGGGTGTCGCGGCCGGCGACGACGAGCGGGTCGAGCGCGTGCTGGACGCCATGCTCCGTCATCAGCTCGCCGACGGCAGGTTCGCGTCCATCGCCAAGAGCCGGGTCACCCCGGTGGCTGCCTGGGCCTCGCTGCTGTGCGACACCCACGCGATCACGGAGGTGCTGCAGCGCCTCGGCCGTGGCGCCGACCCGCGCGTCGCCCGTGCCCTGCAGACCACGATCGGCGACCTGGCCGCGACCGCTCAGGGGCGCAGCTGGCCGTGCCTGCCGGACGAGGTCCGCGGGTTTCGCGGACCGGGACGCAAGGGCGACTTCTGCCCGCAGGCGACGCTCGAGGCGCTGCGGGCCTGGTCCTACGTGCCGCCGGACGAGCGCCCGGCCGAGGTGCACGACGCCGCGCGGGTGTCCCTGCGCGCCTGGCGCGCCCGGGCCGACGAGCAGCCGTACATGTTCGGCCACGGCTACCGCTTCAAGATCGTGAAGTGGCCGACGACCTGGTACGACGTGCACGGCGTCCTGGACACGCTCGGCCGGTACCCGGCGCTGTGGCGCGGAGCCGGCGCCGATCCGGCCGACCGCCGGGCCCTGGCCGAGCTGGTCGCGTGCCTGGTCGCGTACAACATGGCGCCTGCCGGCACCGTCACGCCGCAGTCCTGCTACCGCGGCTTCGAGGAGTACTCGTTCGGCCAGAAGAAGCGCCCCTCGCCGTTCGCCACCGCCCGGCTGCACCAGGTCCTGCGGAGGCTGGACGACCTCGCGGACGAGGCAGCGGAGATCGACGTCGCCGCGCTCGGCAGCTCCAAGGGCGGCAGCGGCACGGCCCGCCCACCGCGCGGCGCGCGGTGACCGGCGGACCCTCCGGGTCGAGCCGGACGAGCCGGCGGGACCGACCGCACCGTGCACTGGTGCGCACCCGCGGAAGAGCGCAAGATCAGAACGGGTCGGTCCGCGCCCGCGACCTGGTAGGGAGCTGACCCGCGATGCCGCGTCCGACGACGAAGGACGAGCTGCTCGCGGCGAGCGAGAGCCGCTACCGGGCCCTCCTGGCGCTCGTCGACGGGCTGCCCCCCGAGGCGCTCGA from Cellulomonas sp. KRMCY2 includes:
- a CDS encoding carbohydrate ABC transporter permease, with the protein product MDASTFTRSRTGPALAGWANQHRKWLFAAPAMIFVAVLIIFPVAWTVFLSLTDAQGSVRAESEFIGFANYAEVLSDTARFWPAAARTIAFTAVVLVVEVVLGMCIALLLWRPFKGEKWVRVAILLPLVATPVAVGMMWRLIFDPNIGLANTMLGWVGIAPQPWLAGQSTALPTTMLIDIWQWTPMVVLILLAGLTSLSEEPNEAALMDGASAFQRFRYVTLPLMMPTVIVAILLRGIDALKTFDILYATKGKGGGSFHEVETLNVYAYGLSFDYNEYGLSSTVLIIFFLIIIGSMWALTSRKKARD
- a CDS encoding FadR/GntR family transcriptional regulator, translated to MAAESATPLTGLHAQLLDQIGLAVCGGDLASGVILSIDDLIERYGVSRSVVREALRVLASMGLVESRRKVGTLILAASEWNVYDPQVIRWRLASVGRLGQLRSITELRGAVEPAAAFLAAERATPERASDIVGTAAKLWAAAQGDDEEEFLRLDIEFHRLVLASSDNEMFLKLHELIAEVLTGRHQHGLMPHHPHEDAMRLHADVAQAIQRRDGERARAAMHQIMEQALDEMKSLWARAGDEGAL
- a CDS encoding sugar kinase, which codes for MNATEVLTFGETMVSFRGAGPLSLGGTLTTRLAGAESNVAIGLARLGHAVSWAGRVGADPFGEMILRQLRAEGVDTSHAVIDPTRSTGLMFVEQRTADLTRVEYRRSGSAGSALSAEQMLSALDRAPRMLHLTGITPALSASARECTRSMAASASAAGVLVTLDVNYRSRLWSRDEAREALRPLVAHAGIVIASDDELDLVAAGPEPEAVAALMARGVRYVAVKRGSRGATIHTGEGRVDLAALTVTAVDPIGAGDAFSAGLLSGFLDGLAPEACLRRAVTSGAFAVSTRGDWEGAPTRAELALLDDQTVGTTVR
- a CDS encoding carbohydrate ABC transporter permease, which encodes MRVSTPYKVFRVAALIVVVMTLLAPLVWMATASLKTNVDIYDVAKAVFFEPTLDNYDTVLERANYVQFIGNSLWLAFVSTSLSIIIGVPAAYSMSRFAMRRSALVVLMARVIPAVSLLVPWYYVFSNLRMVGGFGVLVLSHMFVALPLIVYIMMGYFDTLPVELEESGLVDGLTHIGAFRRISLPLSMPGIATAGILAFIFSWNNFMFALVLSGANTKTLPVAIFDFVGYASIDWGGLMAASTVVTVPIMVLALFAQKYVVSGLTAGATKG
- a CDS encoding gluconokinase; translation: MGVSGSGKTTVARGIALTTGLLFAEADDFHSQANVDKMRSGSPLSDDDRWPWLNDLALWMAERAAEGQSTVIACSALRRAYRDVLAGGPPSIDFVHLRGTAQLIRRRISIRAGHYMPASLLGSQIDTLEPLEPDEPGVVLDVDAPAHELIARAVREVTAPKDHLA
- a CDS encoding bifunctional 4-hydroxy-2-oxoglutarate aldolase/2-dehydro-3-deoxy-phosphogluconate aldolase encodes the protein MPRSFIAGFSAARVMAIIRGSDAAASVETARTLFAEGFRYVEVSLTTKDALHVIQVIRESAPAGCSIGAGTVLTARDAADVAAAGGQFIVTPAVTPSIEAGVRQGLPVVAGALSPTEVWLAMQHGASAVKLFPASVGGPGYLRSLRDPLPDIPFLAVGGVGLTDVVEYLRAGAVGVGVGGPLVGDAAAGGDLAALRERARSYLAAAQGFSA
- a CDS encoding sugar ABC transporter substrate-binding protein; this translates as MLRQSAIGTSLAMVAAMGLSACGGGEASTGSTTVQVTLANHVWTDNIKDALPEFEAETGLTVELTQLGEDQLSDQYNVKLNAGTSDIDVMMYRPLQEGKLFAENNYLADLTDEVSSSADWEWSDFQAGPVAATTYEDKVVGVPIITEQEILYYRTDLLEQAGYANPPQTLEELKEAAATIQAANPGIAGFVARTAKSAAVTQFSSFLYSFGGDFVDEDGNASINTPEAKEAYAYYGDLIRENGPENVSTDMGWPEAMAIFTQGQAAFYTEASSLYKNATDPVNSKVSETVGFAPFPAGPAGSKPYNIPSWALGVNESSENQANAWKFIEWATSKVQTLENQQAGVPGGRTSVWENPEATADYPEDLVAAIAVSTEQGVGHDRPLVVKVAEAREIVGQPLVDAITGKDAGASADTANTAFQAFLDDAN
- the dgoD gene encoding galactonate dehydratase; amino-acid sequence: MTDVAQVETFLVAPRWLFVRVETVSGIVGWGEATCEGRSETVRTAVHQLSEVLIGKDALRIEDHWQVMTKGSFYRGGPILASAVSGLDQALWDIAGKRYGVPVHQLLGGPVRDRVRVYGWVGGDEPTEVADHIREQVEAGLTAVKMNASGRMSPIATVAEIDSVVQRVAAARGVLGDRGDVAVDFHGRFTLANARRVAPLLEPFRPLFLEEPVLPENSHLMADFTRSTTTPVATGERLYSRQEFLPVLQAGIAVAQPDLSHAGGITETRKIASLAEVYDVQLAPHCPLGPIALAACLQVAFATPNFLIQEQSIGIHYNQGAEVLDYVVDPRPLAFADGHIERLTAPGLGIEVDERAVRDADRRGHAWRGPVWRHTDGSFAEW